In Gracilimonas sp., a single window of DNA contains:
- a CDS encoding YaiO family outer membrane beta-barrel protein, translating into MYKSLLLLCFFLFAGLLSPLIYAQQTPNERFNNVQLLSSEGKYQEAIKEIKSLISDYPENLDYKIQLGRIFSWAEQYENSKSILLPIIENYPENEAAFSSLLNTLLWSGEYKETIKYAKTGIQRFPDKEFEYQLIMLKAYEQTGAVKKGLALVESLKKDSPNKSGLEATETILLKKQKNKINLSYSNTFFPSDDFDPWHLGSISYTRNWEKIPTEYRLSYANIFGRNDIQFDMDLYPVINRSSYLYANLGFAPNHTIFPSFRGGLEYFYEFGNGLSLSSGGRILKFSEETIPILTTHLGKTFGDYKVQYRPFFVSQNKDLFTTHTLALRKKWHIKEAFLQLDLQYGTAPYFLFFNDDFDRISSKRIGLQSQFRASRHLLVKFNIMYEHEEYTPKNFRNRLNSQVIFVKRF; encoded by the coding sequence ATGTATAAATCACTTTTGCTTCTATGTTTTTTTCTTTTCGCCGGACTTTTATCTCCGCTTATCTATGCTCAACAAACACCAAACGAGCGCTTTAATAACGTTCAATTACTTAGCAGTGAAGGCAAATATCAGGAAGCCATCAAAGAGATAAAATCACTGATCTCGGATTATCCTGAAAACCTGGATTATAAAATTCAATTGGGGCGCATTTTCTCTTGGGCAGAACAGTATGAAAATTCTAAATCAATCCTTTTACCAATAATTGAGAATTACCCCGAAAATGAAGCCGCTTTCTCAAGTTTATTAAATACCCTTCTATGGTCCGGCGAATACAAAGAGACTATCAAATATGCCAAAACCGGGATTCAACGATTTCCTGATAAAGAGTTTGAATACCAACTTATAATGCTCAAAGCCTATGAACAGACCGGGGCTGTAAAAAAAGGCCTGGCATTAGTTGAAAGCCTAAAAAAAGATAGTCCAAATAAGTCAGGTTTAGAAGCAACTGAAACTATTTTACTGAAAAAACAAAAAAACAAAATCAACCTTTCTTATTCCAATACGTTCTTCCCTTCTGATGATTTTGATCCATGGCATTTGGGCAGCATTTCATACACAAGAAACTGGGAGAAGATACCAACTGAATACCGTCTCAGTTATGCCAATATTTTTGGGCGTAATGATATACAATTTGATATGGATTTATATCCTGTAATCAATCGTTCTTCCTATTTATATGCGAATCTTGGCTTTGCACCAAATCATACAATATTTCCTTCTTTTCGGGGTGGTTTAGAATATTTTTACGAGTTTGGTAATGGTCTAAGCCTTTCTTCCGGTGGCCGTATTTTGAAGTTCTCCGAAGAAACCATTCCCATTTTAACTACCCACCTCGGGAAAACCTTTGGCGACTATAAGGTGCAGTACAGGCCCTTTTTCGTATCCCAAAACAAAGACTTATTCACTACTCATACTTTAGCTCTCCGAAAAAAATGGCATATTAAGGAAGCTTTTCTTCAGCTTGACTTGCAATACGGAACAGCTCCTTATTTCTTGTTCTTTAATGATGATTTTGACCGAATTTCATCAAAACGTATTGGCCTGCAATCCCAGTTCAGAGCTTCCAGACATCTTCTCGTTAAGTTTAATATAATGTATGAACATGAAGAATATACCCCTAAAAACTTCCGAAACCGATTGAATTCCCAAGTAATATTCGTTAAACGGTTTTGA
- a CDS encoding class I fructose-bisphosphate aldolase has translation MSLGINSIEELLGDEASDLLNHKCKTISTDRLIKPSANYVDDVWYHSDRNNRVLQNLQRLLNNGRLGGTGFLSILPVDQGIEHSAGASFAKNPDYFDPDHIVNLAMEAGCNAVASTFGALASVSRKYAHKIPFVVKINHNELLTYPNNYDQIMFGTIDQAYDMGAAAVGATIYFGSEESNRQIQEVAQAFAYAHELGMATILWCYTRNSAFKVEGVDYHSSADLTGQANHIGTTLGADIIKQKQPTNNGGYKALNSGDSSYGKLDERIYSELTSDHPIDLTRYQVANCFMGRAGLINSGGASGKNDFADAVKTAIINKRAGGMGLISGRKAFQRPLKEGVKLLNMIQDVYLNDEITLA, from the coding sequence ATGTCACTTGGAATTAATAGCATCGAAGAACTTCTGGGAGATGAAGCTTCTGATCTTCTTAATCACAAATGTAAAACCATAAGTACAGATCGCTTGATTAAGCCTTCTGCGAACTACGTTGATGATGTTTGGTATCATTCTGACCGAAACAATCGCGTACTTCAAAATCTACAAAGATTATTGAACAATGGTCGTTTGGGTGGTACCGGTTTTCTTTCAATTCTGCCTGTGGATCAAGGGATTGAGCACTCAGCCGGGGCATCGTTTGCAAAGAATCCGGATTACTTTGACCCGGATCATATTGTAAATTTAGCAATGGAGGCCGGCTGTAATGCGGTTGCTTCTACCTTTGGTGCTCTTGCTTCTGTATCCAGAAAATATGCGCATAAGATTCCATTTGTAGTTAAAATTAACCACAATGAATTATTGACTTACCCAAATAATTATGACCAGATTATGTTTGGAACTATAGATCAGGCCTATGATATGGGAGCTGCCGCAGTTGGTGCTACGATCTATTTCGGATCTGAAGAATCAAACCGACAAATTCAAGAGGTAGCCCAGGCTTTTGCTTATGCACATGAACTTGGCATGGCTACCATTCTTTGGTGTTATACCCGAAACAGTGCGTTTAAAGTTGAGGGTGTAGATTACCATTCATCAGCAGATTTAACGGGACAGGCAAATCATATTGGAACAACCTTGGGTGCAGACATTATCAAACAGAAGCAACCTACCAATAACGGTGGCTATAAGGCACTCAATTCCGGCGACTCCAGCTATGGAAAACTGGATGAACGTATCTACTCTGAATTAACTTCTGATCATCCAATCGACTTAACTCGATATCAAGTAGCAAACTGCTTTATGGGACGTGCCGGTTTAATTAACTCAGGCGGTGCATCCGGTAAAAATGATTTTGCAGATGCGGTAAAAACTGCAATTATCAATAAACGTGCCGGCGGCATGGGGCTTATCAGTGGCCGCAAGGCATTTCAGCGACCTTTGAAAGAAGGCGTTAAGCTTTTGAATATGATACAGGATGTGTACTTAAATGACGAAATCACGCTTGCATAA
- a CDS encoding capsule assembly Wzi family protein, with protein sequence MTKRYRSVLIVCFIITICLTKTGVAQEIPERDLIDDYLQVLKINGAISPDSIRHYSLNYNQLMDTLSVHPWKDRNTSYFGTNSYKHLSLALHDLEMKNYWQSLEPGGVNDGAIWQGRGFTNSLAGGFFVKYGIISASIRPTVIYNQNRSFELSQFDPPVSRSSYASPYGNIDQPQRFGDNPFWQLYPGQSYLRVDYNGWAAGLSTQNMWWEPARQNPIILSNNAPGFPHYFISITEPKDIYIGDIEAKLFWGRLWESDYFDANSENNKRYITGGRIAFSPKPIPGLKVGINRVFYETIPPEGIPAVNLLKIFEAFTKIKLTENTNPGGNDESDQLLSIFTQWSFPKSGLEVYGEWARNDHSWNWRDFITEPEHTRAYTLGLQKVFSLRNQQLLSLNVEATQLEASNTTEFRGQSSYYYHHKNIQGYTNRGQILGAAIGPGSNSLYMGGSLYFKNGRVELWGQRVALNNDFLYRNHEEIGTLNNRIHKYWLHNIEMRFGSGVTYFYKKFEAGLDMTLRKELNDDYLYKNDQTHLGINISIRYRLGSLR encoded by the coding sequence ATGACTAAACGATACAGATCGGTATTAATAGTGTGCTTTATTATTACTATTTGCTTAACGAAAACAGGAGTGGCTCAAGAGATTCCTGAAAGAGATTTAATAGATGATTATTTGCAAGTACTTAAGATAAACGGGGCTATTTCACCTGATTCCATCAGGCATTACTCCCTAAATTACAATCAGCTTATGGATACCCTCTCTGTTCATCCATGGAAGGACCGAAATACTTCTTATTTTGGAACCAATTCTTATAAGCACTTGTCTCTGGCTCTTCATGATTTGGAAATGAAGAACTATTGGCAATCTTTGGAGCCTGGAGGAGTTAATGACGGGGCTATTTGGCAGGGCAGAGGATTTACAAATTCTTTAGCCGGTGGTTTTTTTGTGAAATATGGAATTATCTCAGCTTCGATTCGGCCAACTGTTATATATAATCAGAACCGAAGTTTTGAGCTATCGCAATTTGACCCGCCGGTGTCTCGCTCTTCATATGCTTCTCCTTATGGAAACATTGATCAGCCTCAACGATTTGGTGATAATCCATTTTGGCAATTATATCCGGGACAATCTTACCTGAGAGTAGATTATAATGGTTGGGCGGCCGGGCTTTCTACTCAAAATATGTGGTGGGAACCGGCACGACAGAATCCTATTATACTAAGCAACAATGCTCCGGGTTTTCCGCACTATTTTATAAGTATTACCGAGCCCAAGGATATTTATATTGGCGATATAGAAGCCAAACTTTTCTGGGGTAGATTATGGGAATCAGATTATTTTGATGCTAATTCTGAGAATAATAAAAGGTATATCACCGGGGGTAGAATCGCTTTTAGTCCAAAACCGATTCCGGGACTAAAAGTTGGCATCAACAGAGTATTTTATGAAACAATCCCTCCTGAGGGAATTCCTGCAGTAAACTTGCTGAAAATATTTGAAGCGTTTACCAAAATTAAACTCACAGAAAACACTAATCCCGGTGGGAATGATGAGTCCGATCAGCTTCTTTCAATTTTTACTCAATGGAGTTTTCCCAAAAGCGGTTTAGAAGTTTATGGTGAATGGGCGAGGAATGATCATAGCTGGAACTGGCGTGATTTCATCACAGAACCCGAACACACCAGAGCCTATACCCTTGGGCTGCAAAAGGTGTTTTCATTGAGAAACCAACAACTGTTAAGCCTGAATGTAGAGGCTACACAGCTTGAAGCCAGTAATACCACTGAATTCAGAGGCCAGTCATCTTATTACTACCATCACAAAAATATTCAGGGATATACAAACCGCGGGCAAATACTGGGTGCAGCAATAGGTCCGGGCTCCAACAGCCTTTATATGGGAGGCTCACTTTATTTTAAAAATGGGAGGGTAGAGCTTTGGGGACAACGAGTGGCCCTAAATAATGATTTTTTGTACAGAAATCATGAGGAGATTGGTACTTTAAATAATCGGATTCATAAATACTGGTTACACAATATTGAAATGAGGTTTGGCAGTGGAGTAACCTATTTCTATAAAAAATTTGAGGCTGGTCTTGACATGACGTTACGAAAAGAATTAAATGATGATTATTTATATAAAAATGACCAAACCCATCTTGGTATCAATATCTCAATTCGTTATCGGCTTGGGTCACTTCGGTAA
- a CDS encoding glycosyltransferase, producing the protein MELFNLFVLIFVVLIMSSYVLLASISISALRNYLKENKSINYEVLMSSAISPKISVIAPAYNEANTIKENIQSLLSLNYPNFEVIVVNDGSTDDTMKLLNEAYKLKKTEADYQHVIPTEKIREVYHSSNPAFSSLVIINKENGGKADALNAGLNAAKNDYVVCIDVDCIMDKDALLKMAKPFMQQEENRVIAAGGVVRIANSCIVKGGRLVEIKAPKKFLPRTQVLEYLRAFLLGRMGWSKMDGLLLISGAVGMFDKKIALEAGGYDPNTVGEDMELIVRMRRYMIETKRAYTVKLIPDPLCWTEAPETIPVLRRQRSRWTRGTMETLWKHRKMFFNPKYKLLGMVSIPYWFLFEYLAPIIEVTGIIITIYLIVMGMISWNIFFLLLLFVYTFAVMISSLALLTEEFTFHKYSRLADFSKLFLAALLEPFFFHPFTVYAALKGNWEKFRKKTAWGEMVRTGFNKSN; encoded by the coding sequence ATGGAACTTTTTAACCTGTTCGTGCTGATTTTTGTGGTGCTGATAATGAGTTCTTATGTACTGTTGGCAAGCATTTCGATCAGTGCTCTGAGAAACTACCTGAAGGAGAACAAGTCCATCAATTATGAAGTGCTTATGTCTTCAGCTATTTCACCGAAAATATCTGTCATAGCCCCGGCTTATAACGAGGCTAACACCATTAAAGAAAATATACAGTCTCTGCTTTCGCTGAACTATCCAAATTTTGAAGTTATTGTTGTAAATGACGGCAGCACAGATGACACTATGAAGCTATTAAATGAAGCTTACAAGTTGAAGAAAACTGAAGCTGATTATCAGCATGTAATTCCTACAGAAAAAATCAGAGAAGTATATCATTCTTCCAACCCGGCTTTTTCATCTCTTGTCATCATTAACAAAGAAAATGGAGGCAAAGCCGATGCCCTTAATGCAGGGCTAAATGCTGCAAAAAATGATTATGTAGTTTGTATAGATGTGGATTGCATAATGGATAAAGATGCATTGCTGAAAATGGCCAAACCGTTTATGCAACAAGAAGAAAATCGGGTAATCGCAGCCGGCGGGGTAGTCCGCATCGCAAACTCCTGTATTGTAAAAGGCGGCAGACTCGTGGAAATAAAAGCACCAAAAAAATTCTTGCCCAGAACACAAGTTTTAGAATACCTAAGAGCCTTTTTATTAGGGCGTATGGGTTGGTCTAAAATGGATGGCCTCCTTTTGATAAGCGGTGCAGTGGGTATGTTCGATAAAAAAATCGCCCTTGAAGCAGGTGGGTATGATCCGAATACTGTTGGTGAGGATATGGAACTGATCGTTCGAATGAGACGGTATATGATAGAAACGAAAAGAGCTTATACCGTAAAACTGATTCCCGATCCATTATGCTGGACAGAAGCACCGGAAACCATCCCAGTACTCCGAAGGCAAAGAAGTCGATGGACACGAGGTACCATGGAGACGCTGTGGAAACATCGAAAAATGTTTTTCAATCCCAAATATAAACTGTTGGGGATGGTAAGTATCCCATACTGGTTTTTATTTGAATACCTGGCTCCCATTATTGAAGTAACCGGGATAATCATCACTATATATTTAATCGTTATGGGGATGATCTCCTGGAATATATTTTTCCTTCTTTTGTTGTTTGTTTACACTTTTGCCGTGATGATTTCTTCCCTCGCTTTATTGACCGAAGAATTTACTTTTCATAAATACTCCAGGCTTGCAGATTTTTCAAAGCTTTTTTTAGCAGCCTTATTGGAACCTTTTTTCTTTCACCCCTTTACAGTATATGCGGCATTAAAAGGAAATTGGGAAAAGTTCCGTAAAAAAACTGCTTGGGGAGAAATGGTAAGAACAGGTTTTAACAAATCAAACTAG
- the dusB gene encoding tRNA dihydrouridine synthase DusB yields MNIGSIQLPNQPLFLAPMEDVTDSPFRQICRAKGADIVFTEFISSEALIRDSDIAMHKMDFDEMERPFGIQIFGGREEAMEGAAKVAENNNPDLVDINFGCPVYKVVKKGAGAGCLKDLSMMERMAGTVVDAVKNKPVTVKTRLGWDDNTIKIQEVALMLQKLGVKALTVHARTRAQKYKGDARWEWLKKLKNTPGLEIPIIGNGDVTSPELAKKMFEETGVDGVMIGRGAIGNPWIFERSRHYLETGELLPDPTVQERIELCAEQLRLSVKHQGERYGVIIMKKHYGQYLKGIRNGKKLRMQLMEHDEMDPILEILLNFDETEIHAVA; encoded by the coding sequence ATGAACATCGGTTCCATTCAATTACCAAATCAGCCTCTCTTTCTTGCTCCAATGGAAGACGTAACTGATTCTCCATTCCGGCAAATTTGTCGTGCTAAAGGTGCAGATATTGTTTTTACGGAATTTATCAGCTCCGAGGCTTTGATTAGGGACTCTGATATAGCCATGCACAAAATGGATTTTGATGAAATGGAACGCCCTTTTGGTATTCAAATCTTTGGAGGGCGGGAAGAAGCAATGGAAGGAGCTGCAAAAGTAGCCGAAAACAACAATCCCGATTTAGTGGATATCAATTTCGGCTGCCCGGTTTACAAAGTGGTCAAAAAAGGAGCCGGGGCAGGATGCCTTAAGGATTTGAGCATGATGGAGCGAATGGCAGGTACAGTAGTTGACGCCGTTAAGAATAAACCTGTGACTGTAAAAACCCGACTTGGCTGGGATGATAATACCATCAAAATTCAGGAAGTTGCTTTGATGCTTCAAAAACTTGGGGTAAAAGCCTTAACCGTACATGCCCGAACAAGAGCCCAAAAATATAAAGGAGATGCTCGATGGGAATGGCTAAAAAAACTTAAAAATACACCCGGCCTTGAAATTCCCATTATCGGGAATGGAGATGTTACCTCACCTGAATTAGCTAAAAAAATGTTTGAAGAAACCGGTGTAGACGGGGTAATGATTGGCCGCGGCGCCATTGGAAATCCATGGATATTTGAGCGAAGCCGGCACTATCTTGAAACCGGCGAACTGCTACCCGACCCTACAGTACAAGAACGGATTGAATTGTGTGCAGAACAGCTTCGCCTTTCAGTAAAGCATCAGGGAGAACGATACGGAGTTATTATTATGAAAAAGCATTACGGGCAGTATTTAAAAGGTATACGAAATGGTAAAAAGCTCCGAATGCAGTTAATGGAACACGATGAAATGGATCCAATCCTGGAAATACTGCTTAATTTTGATGAAACAGAAATTCATGCAGTAGCGTGA
- a CDS encoding Hsp20/alpha crystallin family protein, producing the protein MRTNTNTPTLWNDNTSTSPLKISNWIDEVFEDALNWPRTSSSTFVPELNVYETDKEFEVSAALPGMNKDDIEISFNAGMLTISGERKMEQEENGRRYHRIESRFGKFNRSLPLPSDVIDQEKISAKYENGVLNVTIPKVKEKAAKKIKVT; encoded by the coding sequence ATGCGAACAAACACAAATACACCAACACTTTGGAACGACAATACAAGTACTTCACCTCTAAAAATATCTAATTGGATTGATGAAGTCTTTGAAGATGCACTGAATTGGCCGCGAACAAGTTCTTCAACCTTTGTCCCTGAGTTAAATGTTTATGAAACGGACAAAGAATTTGAAGTATCTGCTGCATTGCCCGGTATGAATAAAGATGATATCGAAATCAGCTTTAATGCCGGTATGCTGACTATAAGCGGCGAGAGAAAGATGGAACAAGAAGAAAATGGACGTCGGTACCATCGTATCGAAAGCCGGTTCGGTAAATTTAACCGATCACTGCCGTTACCAAGTGATGTGATCGATCAAGAGAAAATCTCAGCCAAGTACGAAAATGGCGTGCTTAATGTAACTATACCTAAAGTGAAGGAAAAAGCCGCCAAAAAAATCAAAGTGACATAG
- a CDS encoding choice-of-anchor V domain-containing protein, with the protein MFSAIQKLILIPALAFSVGYLFAQSEHQRAYNSDDYPEHLAGAFTGGFNEQTCQSCHFDYDLNKGEGRFSVSGIPNKIQPGKAYKFEIIVEREDLGKAGFQLSSRVRDGRQAGVFEISENERLMFTEQVPDSLQYVQHSTSGTVPTETGKNRWVVKWHAPEFIEDSIYFNIAANAANGDQSEFGDWIYAKEYVVPGE; encoded by the coding sequence ATGTTTAGCGCCATTCAAAAATTGATATTAATACCGGCGCTTGCTTTTAGCGTCGGTTATTTATTCGCTCAGAGCGAACATCAAAGAGCTTATAATTCTGATGATTATCCTGAACACTTGGCAGGTGCATTTACCGGTGGGTTTAACGAACAAACGTGCCAAAGTTGCCATTTTGATTATGATTTGAACAAGGGGGAGGGGCGTTTCTCTGTCTCGGGAATTCCGAATAAAATTCAACCCGGCAAAGCTTATAAATTTGAAATTATAGTAGAAAGGGAAGATTTGGGGAAAGCCGGATTCCAGCTCTCATCAAGAGTCCGGGATGGAAGGCAAGCAGGAGTGTTTGAGATTTCGGAAAATGAACGGCTTATGTTTACTGAACAGGTTCCGGATTCACTTCAATATGTACAGCATTCTACTTCGGGAACTGTACCGACGGAAACCGGTAAAAACCGTTGGGTAGTTAAATGGCATGCACCCGAATTTATTGAAGATTCTATTTATTTTAATATTGCTGCCAATGCTGCAAACGGAGATCAATCTGAGTTTGGAGATTGGATTTATGCGAAAGAGTATGTGGTGCCGGGAGAGTGA
- a CDS encoding DUF4382 domain-containing protein, protein MNNKSRLFKLFYSGFKNVLAFGLIAVLIASCSDLNFSGSKADKGHMDFHLTDAPASYDEVNVDVQGLRIHYTPQSSDTVTSDTTNSDGKWIDLPLDPIRLNLLELTNGIDSLIASADLDPGHYKELRLILGDDNDVVINGETHHLKVPSGQESGYKIKFKTDLESGDDLDVTIDFDAARSVHKAGKSGKYILKPVLKAFISGGEDMETGSIAGNVEPLDAEATVYAIMGTDTSSTQPDSEGAFTLVGLNVGSYDLNIQPANDAYNDTTLADIQVNAGEENNLGTITLSEN, encoded by the coding sequence ATGAATAATAAGTCAAGACTCTTCAAACTATTCTACAGTGGATTTAAGAACGTGCTGGCATTTGGACTTATAGCTGTCCTTATAGCTTCGTGCAGCGATCTAAATTTTAGTGGTTCAAAAGCCGATAAAGGGCATATGGATTTTCATCTTACCGATGCACCGGCAAGCTATGATGAAGTAAACGTGGATGTACAGGGCCTTCGGATCCATTATACTCCACAAAGCTCTGATACAGTTACTTCCGATACAACAAACTCAGACGGAAAGTGGATTGACCTTCCATTGGATCCAATACGTTTGAACTTGCTGGAACTCACTAACGGTATTGACTCACTAATAGCATCAGCAGATTTAGACCCTGGTCATTATAAAGAACTAAGACTAATTCTGGGTGATGATAACGACGTTGTGATTAATGGCGAAACACATCACCTTAAAGTTCCAAGTGGACAAGAGTCAGGTTATAAGATAAAATTTAAAACTGACCTGGAATCCGGTGATGACTTAGATGTAACCATTGATTTTGACGCTGCCAGATCTGTTCACAAAGCCGGTAAAAGCGGCAAATATATCTTAAAACCTGTACTAAAAGCGTTTATCTCCGGTGGTGAAGATATGGAAACCGGTAGTATTGCTGGTAATGTGGAACCATTGGATGCTGAGGCAACCGTTTATGCCATTATGGGAACTGATACTTCCTCCACCCAGCCAGATAGTGAAGGTGCTTTCACCCTTGTCGGGCTTAATGTGGGTAGTTATGATTTAAATATCCAGCCTGCCAATGATGCTTATAATGATACCACTCTTGCAGATATTCAAGTGAATGCAGGTGAAGAAAATAATCTCGGAACCATAACCTTATCCGAGAACTAA
- a CDS encoding response regulator transcription factor — MKVLIAEDNDLMRKSLAFYLKDEGFQVLEVTNGKEALQAVESHQIELVITDLNMPESGGLELIHTIRDVLKKDMPIIVLTASGVEKSELEAFELGASEFISKPFSPHVLKARIKKLLNV, encoded by the coding sequence ATGAAAGTTTTGATAGCTGAGGATAATGACTTGATGAGAAAATCGCTGGCATTTTACCTGAAAGATGAGGGATTTCAGGTACTGGAGGTTACAAATGGGAAAGAAGCTTTACAGGCGGTTGAATCACATCAGATTGAATTAGTAATTACCGATCTAAATATGCCTGAATCCGGTGGATTGGAGCTCATCCATACTATCAGGGATGTACTGAAAAAGGATATGCCGATCATTGTGTTAACAGCGTCCGGAGTTGAAAAGTCGGAGTTGGAAGCATTCGAACTCGGAGCCAGCGAGTTTATCTCAAAACCATTCAGTCCACACGTATTAAAGGCGAGAATAAAAAAACTACTTAATGTATAA
- the serS gene encoding serine--tRNA ligase, producing the protein MLDINFIRENREQVEKAIRDKGEKDISVVEKVISVDETWRTKVHEGDLLRSESNTKSSKIGELMGKGQKEEAQAIIKETSAMKEQIKEIEEEVKKLRDDRENLLLRIPNIPHPSVPVGATEDENETFKTWGEPDESEWRKPHWELTERHGWIDFERGVKVTGAGFPFYVGPVAQLQRSLINYFINEAANAGYTELQAPYFVNENSARGTGQIPDKEDMMYVIPRDEFFVIPTAEVPVTNFHRDEILEDKEVPKKYVCYTPCWRREAGSYGKDVRGLNRLHQFDKVELVKIVKPEDSYDELESLREHSEGLLEALELPYRTLLMCTGDMGFTQSKKYDLEVWSPGQQRWLEVSSCSNFESFQARRMQLRYRKREKEIEILHTLNGSGLALPRIVSAILEAYQEENGKVRVPEVLKPFFGRDYL; encoded by the coding sequence ATGCTCGATATTAACTTCATCAGGGAAAACCGTGAACAGGTAGAAAAAGCGATAAGAGATAAAGGCGAGAAAGATATCTCTGTAGTTGAAAAAGTAATCTCTGTAGATGAAACCTGGAGAACTAAAGTTCATGAAGGCGATCTTCTTCGAAGTGAAAGTAACACTAAGTCGAGCAAGATAGGTGAGCTGATGGGCAAAGGACAAAAAGAAGAAGCTCAGGCTATTATCAAAGAAACCTCTGCCATGAAAGAGCAGATTAAGGAAATAGAAGAAGAGGTGAAAAAGTTACGGGATGATCGAGAAAATTTACTCTTGAGGATTCCTAATATTCCTCATCCAAGTGTACCTGTTGGAGCAACTGAAGATGAAAATGAAACCTTTAAAACCTGGGGTGAGCCGGATGAAAGTGAATGGAGAAAACCTCACTGGGAGCTGACTGAACGCCATGGCTGGATTGACTTTGAACGAGGAGTAAAAGTTACCGGGGCAGGGTTTCCTTTTTATGTAGGACCGGTAGCCCAGCTACAACGTTCCCTGATCAACTACTTTATAAATGAGGCTGCAAATGCGGGTTATACCGAACTGCAGGCCCCTTATTTTGTGAATGAAAATTCTGCCAGAGGTACGGGGCAAATTCCGGATAAGGAAGACATGATGTATGTAATTCCACGGGATGAATTTTTTGTAATTCCGACCGCAGAAGTCCCTGTGACTAATTTTCACCGGGATGAAATTCTTGAGGACAAAGAGGTTCCTAAAAAATATGTGTGTTATACTCCTTGTTGGAGAAGGGAAGCGGGTTCGTATGGAAAAGATGTAAGGGGTCTCAACCGGCTGCATCAATTTGATAAGGTTGAATTGGTTAAAATTGTAAAGCCGGAAGATTCTTACGATGAATTGGAAAGCTTGCGTGAACATTCTGAGGGATTACTTGAAGCTCTTGAACTTCCCTATCGAACACTGCTGATGTGTACCGGTGATATGGGTTTTACTCAAAGTAAAAAATATGACCTTGAAGTATGGAGCCCCGGACAACAACGATGGCTGGAAGTTAGCTCATGTTCGAATTTTGAAAGTTTTCAGGCTCGCAGAATGCAGCTTCGCTATAGAAAAAGAGAGAAAGAAATTGAGATTCTTCACACATTAAATGGTTCCGGCCTTGCACTTCCTCGTATTGTATCGGCAATTTTGGAAGCATATCAAGAAGAAAATGGCAAAGTTAGGGTCCCGGAAGTACTGAAACCGTTTTTTGGGCGGGATTATTTATAG
- a CDS encoding Lrp/AsnC family transcriptional regulator, with amino-acid sequence MSQLLDETDLAILNHLQEHGRAQRNTIAEIVNLSVPSVSERMKKLEERGLIEGYKAILNSKKFHFDITAFIFVQVDGSENYQNFVEKAAEEVEILECHSITGDGSHFLKVRTKNTGSFESLLSRIQAWEGVSKTRSNLVLSSFKETRAIPVEHAVELIKQ; translated from the coding sequence ATGAGTCAATTATTAGATGAAACCGATCTCGCTATTTTAAATCACCTGCAGGAACATGGGCGTGCTCAGCGGAATACCATTGCTGAAATCGTCAATCTTTCAGTACCCTCGGTATCAGAGCGAATGAAGAAATTGGAAGAGCGTGGATTGATAGAGGGTTACAAAGCTATTTTAAACAGCAAGAAATTTCATTTTGATATCACTGCCTTTATTTTTGTACAAGTTGATGGTTCTGAAAACTATCAGAATTTTGTAGAGAAAGCTGCCGAAGAAGTTGAGATATTGGAATGTCACTCTATAACCGGAGACGGCTCTCATTTTTTAAAGGTTCGAACAAAGAACACAGGATCTTTCGAGAGCCTGCTATCCCGCATTCAAGCTTGGGAAGGAGTCAGTAAAACCCGGTCGAATCTTGTACTGTCCAGCTTTAAAGAAACCCGGGCAATTCCTGTTGAGCATGCTGTTGAGCTTATAAAGCAATAG